The genomic window CACCACCATGCGATAGGCTTTGTACTGCTCCTCCTCGGTGGGGAGACCACTGCCGGACAGGTATAGGTACTCGGTGCGGAAAAGCCCCACCCCTTGGGCACCATGCGCTACCACGGAGTCAATCTCTTCGGGAAACTCAATATTCGCCGACAGCTCGATGTCCTTGCCGTCCAACGTGCGAGCCGGCAGCTCGCGCAAGAGCTCCAACCGTTTCTGGAGGAGGGTGAACTCCTCCTGCCGGCGCCGGTACTGCTCGACGGTTTGCGGCCCCGGATTGACGATGAGCGTGCCGCGAAGCCCGTCCAGGATGACCATGTCGCCGGTGTGCACTACGGCGGATACCCTGCGCAGACCCACCACCGACGGAAGCTCCAGCGAACGAGCAAGGATCGCGGCATGGGAGGTGCGTCCGCCCAGGTCGGTGGCAAAGCCCAGGACCTTGCTCCTGTCTAACGACACGGTGTCGGAGGGCGAAAGATCGCTGGCCACTATCACCGCCGGTTCGACAAGAGGGGCCAAATGGTCATGCCGTTGCCCCTGAATGTGCCGTATCACGCGCCGCTTCACGTCGCGCACATCCGCAGCGCGTGCGCCCAGGTATTCATCGCTGCCTGCGGATAATGAGCTCTGCACACCCCGCATCACCTCGTAGAATGCAAGGTCCGCATTCTTACGCTCGGCAGTAATGCGACGGATGGTCTCCTCGATGACCGTGTGGTCTTCGAGCATCATTTGATGGACTTCGAATACGCGTGCGCTCTCCTCACCCAGATCCCTGGCCACCTCCTCGCGTAGCCGGCCCAGTTCTTGGCGTGCCTGTTCCAACGCCGTCTTGAACCGCTCCACTTCGGCAGCCACCTCTTCCTCGGCCAGCTCCCGTGGGTAAATGTGCACCACATCTCCCCCAAGGACAAAGGCCGGCCCGATGGCAATGCCCGGCGAGGCGGCAATGCCTTGGAGAA from candidate division KSB1 bacterium includes these protein-coding regions:
- the ptsP gene encoding phosphoenolpyruvate--protein phosphotransferase, encoding MEKREEQILQGIAASPGIAIGPAFVLGGDVVHIYPRELAEEEVAAEVERFKTALEQARQELGRLREEVARDLGEESARVFEVHQMMLEDHTVIEETIRRITAERKNADLAFYEVMRGVQSSLSAGSDEYLGARAADVRDVKRRVIRHIQGQRHDHLAPLVEPAVIVASDLSPSDTVSLDRSKVLGFATDLGGRTSHAAILARSLELPSVVGLRRVSAVVHTGDMVILDGLRGTLIVNPGPQTVEQYRRRQEEFTLLQKRLELLRELPARTLDGKDIELSANIEFPEEIDSVVAHGAQGVGLFRTEYLYLSGSGLPTEEEQYKAYRMVVEGVAPHPVIIRTFDLGGDKVPQEEGPPEANPFLGRRAIRICLEYHELFKTQLRAILRASAHGEARLLLPMISSLEELLQAKQIIAEAKKELDERGQDYNRDIELGIMIEVPSAAVTADLLAAEVDFLSIGTNDLIQYALAVDRGNQRVAHLFDAYHPAVLRLIKQVVEAGHHRGIWVGMCGEMASDPLATMLLVGLDLDELSVSPVDLPRVKEIVRAIHYEDARAVAEAALRMRSAAEIRAYLAKMLRERLPDLMEGA